TCGGGAATTATAGGTGAGGAATAAAAAAAAAGGACGGTTATGTCACATCTCAACGGCTTAATACTTTAGAATTTGTAGAGAAATATAGAATGTTAATAGGCGAAATTAAAGACGATATTAGGAAAGCTAAGACTGAGTATGAGACATTCTTGGCcattaaaattaaggaaaaccctaagatgttcgataacaataaagagtaagagggtaactaaggaaagcgtAGGGCCCATTAGAAATCATGAGGGTAAttttgtgtggagacggaagatgtttgcagggttcttaaagaatactttgcatctgttttcacaaagtaaagaggtaatgcagatactgctatcgaggaggattgtgatattctggatgaaataaatatggtgagagaggaagtgcAAAGGAGTTTAGTAGCTTTGGAAGTGGATAATTCCCAattcccggatgaaatgcatcacatGCTGTTGAGCCAAGTAAAATATGCAATAGCAGATGCCTTGACcttcattttctagtcctctttggctatgggcatggtgccggaggatctgATTACTGCTAACATAGTACCCTAGTTAAAGAAGGAACAAAGAGATATGAAGAGCAATTACACgcctgtcagcctaaactcagtggtgggaaaagtattggaaaaaatcgtAAAAAACAGGATaagtctgcatttggataggcaaggattaataatGGACAGTCAACAAGGATTGTTATGGGAAGATCAGGTTTGACTCACCGAATTTAATTTTTTGagcaagtaaccaagagggtcgatgagggtagtgcattcgatgtggtgtacatggactttagctaagctttttgataaggacccacatgtTAAACTGGCGATGAAGGTtatagctcatgggatccagggtaaagtcacAAGTTGAATCtagaattggcttggaggtaggaagcaaaggataatggttgatggatgtttttgttagTGGgaggaatgtttccagtggggtcgtaCAGTACTCAGTACTGTgttccttgctttttgttgtatatacCAACGATTTATATTTGATTAAACGGAGTATGATTGAGACGTTTGCAGACGgttctaaaattggctgtgttgttgatactgaagaggaaatcATGGGCTGCATTAGGATATTAATCTACTGTTCAGTTGCGCAGAgcaatggcagatggaatttattccagagaactgtgaggtgatgcaatttgggagggcAATTTAGTCCCACCCGTTTTCATTAAGGGTACAtgattggcctgagccttccagaactcctccttcaatgcctcctaTTGTTCCGAGATTGATTTACCCAGAAATATCCGTTTCCAGTACTCTGTGGCCAaaacactccttaacttagcaaaaatatattttccccaatttggaaaatTTATTGCAGGCTTTTCCTTGATCTTATCCATAACAAACTTAAATCGGTCTGAATTTTGGTCACTGGCACCCATGCTATCTCCCACTAATACACCTTCATCCTGCCCAGATTCATTTCTCAAAACAAAatacaaaaccgccccctctcgtgttgtgcttgttacatacaagttaaaaaaaaagttctcttgaatgcattttaagaattccacaccctcgatacctttcacactatatttgtccaaaTCAATATTTGAATCGTAAAATACCCGACGATTATTACCCTGTaatttttgcacttcacagcaatttgcctacattacTTGCTCCTCTATTCCACGCCAACTGTTTGGGGTCCTTTAATACACgcccaacagtgtgatcgcccttttgaatgtttcaattcgactcaaatggcctcatttgatggtccctctaacatatcatcgctcctcacagctgcaatagtttctttaatcagtaccgcgttgccccctccccctctttttattaacttttcatttcagatttatttaattgaatttgttgccatggtgggatttgaactcatggctccAGAACATTATTCCGgtgctctgggttactagtccagtaacataaccactatggtggACCGGAGAAATGTGCTGCATAAATGTGGTGCAAAATGTGTTGGATTGAAATGGGTTAAATGAAGCTGTTTGTTCAATGACTGTAATAAATGTCAGTCTGCACAATTGaactgaagctgtttgttcagtgactgcaaTTAATGATATTCTCCATGGATCCTAATGTATCTGTAATTGGTTTCCCTCTTCTATTAATAAGGAATTCCTTTCAAAGTATTATCGCAGAGTATCAGTTACAGTTTCACCGACAGCACTAACAGGGATCAGAACACTGCTCCACAGAGGGGCAGCCAGAATCTGCATTCTGGTAAATTGGAATATTACAACAATGGATTGGAATCTGACAACAGTGACTTGGAATGTTGCGGCAATGGACAGGAGTTTCATCTGGGAATTTGACATGCTTTATGAACATTATAATAGAATTCCATTACACACAAGGATAGAATTGGCACTTCGCGCTTTTAAATATATTTACTATCCACTGCTTGCTGTTGTTGGTGTTGCGTGTAAGTCTCTCTCTATCCTGTTATAAACTCGGCAATCCATGGCTAACGGTATAACTGGTCTTGTAATTTACTCTGTCATCTCGGTTAAATTTGCTGTCCATTGTAAGATTCTAAATTCAGCAATTAGATCTGTAAATCACAGTTCACTGTATTATTGTGCTTGCCAGTTAAGTCACAGATCCTTATCACAAACTCAGTTTTCTATCTATCGATGTATTCCCGCTCAGTGACCAATATCTGATGCTGAATATGACAGCTCGCAACCTGTGCCTTTTCTTTGGCCCGGACCTGAGTTCCGACATCACATCCTCTGAATTAGCAATCCTGCCAACTACCTCCTCCATAATTTCGTCTGATCTCTGCACCATATCAGGCGTTGTGCTGCATAAACACTCATCCATTTCTTTGTTTCATCTAGACTCATCTATTCGAGAagtcatacaaaactctgctgtccacatcataactcgcaccaagtaccttTCCACAATCACTGCCATTATCACTGATCAACATTTGCTCCTGTTCCTACAATCTCTCGGTTTtaatatttccatatttaagattTAACTTCAGACTTAGGTGTTTTTGAAGGGATTTCAGGAGAAATGTTTTTTCGCACAGTGTGTGATAagggtctggaagtcactgcctgaaggttggtagaggcagagaatctcaccacatttaaaaagtactggatgtgcaatttaagtgatgcaacctacaaggcaatggaccaagaactggaaagtgggattggattGGCTACCTCTTTGTCAGCTAGCCcggacacagtgggccgaatggcattcatctgcgctgtaaatttcaatgattctatcatcaaatcccaccatggcctaagCCCTCCAGATAGTCCCATTTCACACTGCTGTGGAAGTCCCTGGTAATCTCTATCCAGCGATTAATTCTGTAAATATTGCTTACATGTGTTTCTCTCCTCGTCTTTCGCTATCCTGTTCACTCTGCCGTTGGCTATTAATTTTGAATGTGAAACGTTTTACCAAGCTTCTAATTTTCTATATTCAACTTAGGCAAAGAAATTGGTCGATAAATTTTATTAAAAGAATttcagtcttctctctctctcctgaacgtTTGTAACAGTGCAATGAATGTTGCCTTGGTTTACTAGACCTTAGACGCGATGGATTAAGATCATCGACCTGGAACGtaactgtgttactctctccaTGGGTGGTGCCTGACCTGCTCGGTATTTCCATCATTTGCTTTATCCATTTCACATTTCcaacatccacaatattttgctgctATTTTCACCTAATGCTCATTATGGTTACtgacacacacagtcacctaattgaaggtatggttactgacacacactctcacctaATGTCCGGTATTGTTACTGACACGCACTCTCACCGAATTTCCACTATGGTTATTGACACACACTGGCACCTATTGTTTGATTTGTTTAATGACACACATAGTCACCTATATTTGGTATGGCTAATGACACACAGTAAGCTAATGCTAGGTATGGTTATTAACACCCactgtcacctaatgctcggtatggttaaTGACATACAGTCACCTAATGTCCAGTATGGTTACTAACACACACAGTTAATTAATGTCCAGTATGTTTATTGACACGCAGTCACGTAAAGTTCAGTATGGTTGCTGACACATTCTTACCTAATGCTCGTTATAGTTGCTGAAACACAGACACCTAATGCACGGTATGGTTACAGTCCCATACACAgtaacctaatgctcggtatggttactggcacacacacagtcacctaatgttcGCTATGGTTACTGACACATCGCACCTAATGCTCGGTGTGGTTACGGACACACACCAtagcacctaatgctcggtatggttactgaaATAAAGTCAATGGAACAAATCCTGGCAGATTATCATTAATGTTTGAAAAGTCTAGTCATTtttcagttccagtcagtgtctcctttgcaaacctgtgcagttctgcattcgtggcactgcttctgctggtcAGAATCGTATCACAGTGATAATTTACAGTCTCACAAAATGTTCATTCAGACAGATCTCTCTTGCCTTATTCCAAATCTTTGTCATGAATTTACACGTAGATGCCATGTCTGTCTGGCACAGTTCTCTATCGCCTCCTGCTATATTTCAGGATAAATAATCACAGCTAATTTAACCAGAGTTTTGAGAATATGAAATTCTATTCATATTTTTTCGTCTAATTTTCTGTGAACAAGTGAAATCCTGCAAGTGAGAAAGTGCATGGACAAATCTCTTCCATTTTTGTTAATATCCTTTACTAAACCTTTCGATGACTCTTTGCCTGAGGGATAACTCACCTTGTCTCGATACTAATACACGCATTTTTTTGGGCATTACCTGGTCAAAGATAACTATTTATTTTATTTCGCTGCTTAATTTTTGCAATTTTATTTGGAATATCTTCCTTTCAATAAGCGCCATATGCAGTATTTCAACAAAAATGCATGAAACTTAATCTTTAACACACTTCTCTCAGACCTTTTTATTTGTAACTACAGTGCATACGTATTCACTCTCTTCACATTGTCATATTATGTCCGTACATTTTAAATACAATTGCCTGTAATCATTGCATGCTGAGGAAAATGATTTTGCAGTTTGTTGCTGCATTCATTTCTCTTCTAAATATAATGGATATTCTAACCAAGCGGGGATCCAGCGCGATTTCCAACTCCCTAATCCAGGGGCACAGAAGCGAATTACACAGCTCCAAATGCTGACTGACGCCGGGACACGCAGGTTTCTTGAGAGGTTCTGGTCCTTTTTGTCCTTGTACCTGGTATGGCACTTTTGTCTGCAGGGATAAAGGTAGTTCTATCATTTGACCTCCCATTGATCAAACATCCATTTATttccatttcatttattgattccacAATGAATTATTGATATTTCTTAAAGTAAACCCTGTATTAAGCCCCAGGGAAAAATAATTAGATCATTTCATcgaaggttatagaaacatagaaacatagaaaatcaaaGCACAGAATTAggcatttcgtcccatcgtgtctacgccagccgaaaaagagccacacggctctcggtcagcagccctgaaggttacatctaaACATTTGAACAATTAACCATGGTGGAAATGTAAAGAGCAGCCAGGCCAACCAGTCTtccgcatacaactgcgacacccattCCATCGAAATATTCTACAGTCCAACCAAGCCCGAAACATCTGATCTCTTGGGAGGCGCAGAAAACAAATAAAGATCAAGGCGAACTGAAGAAAAGcaatctgggaaaattcgtctCCGAATCATGCAGGCGAtctaaaccagtccaggagatcaccatggccgtattcgattcgctgcagtacttaccatcgtatctgtgtcaGCTAACAACAGGTTATATATTCTATTCCCACTTAAGAGCACTAGGTCCTAATCCTGCaggttatgccactttaagttccaactacgtacattttaaatgtggtgatggtttttgcatccaccaccttTTCCAGGCAGTTCAGTCCAGTAACgcagaaccctctgcgtgaagaaatcccCCTTCAAATCCCCCCTGAACCTTCCGACAACCATATTAAACTGCACCTAATTGaccctccacaaatggaaattggCCGTTGCTATCCACTTCATCCAGACCCCTGAAAATGTTGCAGATCGCAGTGAGGTTtcctcgcaacctcctctgttccaatgagaacagatCCAGGCTATCCAATCGTTCCTCACAGCTACGATTCTCAATTCAAGGCATCATCTGCGCActctctattgcaatcacgtccttcctgtaagacggcacccagaactgcaagcagtattccagctgtggcctaaccagagtattatacaatgtaagcttaacatccctgctcttgtattcgatgcctcgcccAATAAAGCAAGAATTCTATAAGCTTTCTCCACCAGCTTTTCCACCTTGCCTGATATTTTCAGCGATCTGTGTACAAAACTCCAAGGTCCCTCTTCTCATCAACACTGGAAAGTCATCCTAAAATGCATCAGCTTAAACCTCTCCGAAAGAAATTGCATTTGCCACTTcactgcccaccagaccagtataTTAATATTctcttgcagtccatgactttccttttcattcacaaccacacagacaattttagtatcatgtgcaaacttattaatcatgctCCCTGTATTCAAATGTAGATCAGTGATACCTACCACTAAAGCAAGAGATCCAGTACTGAGCTCTATGGCacaccattggaaacatccttcatgTCACAAAAAGATCTATCAATCATTACATTTTGCTTCCTATCTCGAATCCAAATTTTGATTCATgtagtcactttgccctggatacccGGAACACATGGGCATTAACATTCATGACCATCTAACatgtgggacgttatcaaaagctttgctaaagtcctgtACACGAcaccgtatgcactaccctcatcgaacctctaGGTTAACACcttaaaaattaaatcaagttagtcaagcatgacctacctttaacaaatccgtgttgactgcccctaattaatcctttccaaatgtagatgtatccaataattttcccttcactgagattaggctgacagccctgtaattatttggcctatctatgtttccctttttaaacaacggtagcatattagcagtcctccagtaatcCAGCACCAGGCACAAATCCAAAGATGATTGGAaagtaatggtcaaggcctctgttatttcgtCTTTTACTTCCTTCAAcagactgggatgcaattcatccgggcctggaaATTATTTACTATCAAAGCTGCTGGACCCCTTAaaacctcctctctcattatgtttacttcatccagaatttcacactcctcgttgatagcagtatctgtatgTTCCCGTTCCTTTCTGAAAATAGATGCAACGAATTGATAAGGAACCATTCAAACATTTtccacctccacacatagattccactcatggtctgtattacgcactatcctttctttagttatccttctgttctcaatatatttatggaacgtctttgcggtttccttaattttattgccaAAAAACGTACATTTCGATAATGATTTGCACTTTTCACCCCAAATTCCATTAAACTGTTGCTCTTGCAGAGGTatactttctctgtttatttcccttcctcacagtgaacgtagtaacgattgtgatgctgtctcggggaaagtgcggtgtctctcaatgtgtcactcgctacctggtggccatggcagcggcggatctactggtcattatcctcgacctgatattaaGGCACATTCCAATTGTTTATCGGCGTTATTTCTATTTCCTGATGTCCCTCCCCGTGTGTAATGTCCACGCTGTCCTGGTTTCTgcagccacaaactgttctgtctggttcactatcactttcacctttgaccgatttgtggcgatttgttgccagaagctgaagactaaatattgcagcggaaaaacggcggctgtggttctgggaacagtgactgtgttTAGCTGCTTAATTgatattttctggtattttatgctgtCAGATGCATATCAGCTATTTAATAACCCCTGGTTTTGTAGTATACAAAGCAGATTAATGACTTCGACGGTCTGGGGAACAATTGAGTTCCTGCATTACATCCTCACCCCGTATGTCCCATTTGTGATCAtcgtgctgctcaatgctctcaccgtaAGACACATTTTAGtctccagcagagcccgcaggagactccggattCCCAGCAATGTGGAGAGTCCcagagacccagagatggagagccgcaggaaatctatcattttactgcttcttatctcggggaatttcattcTGTTATGCTCTGTAGATATGGTGCATTCTCTGTGGGGTACATTGTGCTGGTTCGATGCTTGGCATATATACCTACCGTTTTATGTGAGGGAAtttggattcatgctgcagctgctgagctgctgcacaaacacggttatttattgcgtgacacagactaagttGAGAGAGCAGTTGAAGAAATTGGGGAAATATCCCTTTACTTTGGTTGTGAAATTCATTAAACGATAAGAAGCAGCGGAGACTTTGCAGCCTCCGACTCCCTGCGTCCTGATATTGTGATCGAGTCGCTCTCAATGCGTGGAACCAGTGATCTGGCTGAATATTAACACGTTGACtcacacactgtgaacactgggcacCCTGTGATGGACCCATGATCGGGGTCAACATTAATATGCTCACTCACACGCTGTCGACAATGCGCTCTGCGTGAGGGTTCAGTGATCTGGGCGAATAGtaacacagtcactcactgcttGTCTCGCCTCGGCTCTCGGTGATGGGAAAGTCATCCGGGTGAAGGATCACacgctcacgcactcacacacactctcgactGGGCTCCCTGTGCGGCGTACGACTCTCTCTCAGGCCTTTCTGGAAAGGCCCCTCTACCCTGAACAAACATGGACAGCCGTTACATGCTTCCTGAGTcagtgccacttctgtccgcacgaaTACTGGCAGCATCTCCAATAAAGCCTTTGTAGCCCTTTGCAATCCGATATAGCCACATCTATTCATCATGTGCATTAATGAATCATTATAACACTTTCGAAAATCATAGATTCAGAGTAATAAAATTGTTACAGCATGGGCGAGGCCCATTCGGCCAATCGAGACCGTGTCGACTCACATCCTTTCGCACACCACCTCGCCATTTCTCTGTCGTACTGCACTGTCTTTCTTTCATTTGGAAAGTTCCGGGTGAATCAACGactgtcaacatggatttgttcagggtagGTCGAGACTGACtgatatttttaaattttttgaggatgtaacaagaacTCTCGATGAGGACATTGCGTttgctgtagtgtatatggagttttgcaaggcttctgataaggtgtcacatagcagattgttcacgaaagtaaaagcccattcggggcaaagtggcaagtaggaTCCAAAAAATGCTCATTGC
This DNA window, taken from Pristiophorus japonicus isolate sPriJap1 chromosome 25, sPriJap1.hap1, whole genome shotgun sequence, encodes the following:
- the LOC139238097 gene encoding probable G-protein coupled receptor 139 gives rise to the protein MDRSFIWEFDMLYEHYNRIPLHTRIELALRAFKYIYYPLLAVVGVALNVVTIVMLSRGKCGVSQCVTRYLVAMAAADLLVIILDLILRHIPIVYRRYFYFLMSLPVCNVHAVLVSAATNCSVWFTITFTFDRFVAICCQKLKTKYCSGKTAAVVLGTVTVFSCLIDIFWYFMLSDAYQLFNNPWFCSIQSRLMTSTVWGTIEFLHYILTPYVPFVIIVLLNALTVRHILVSSRARRRLRIPSNVESPRDPEMESRRKSIILLLLISGNFILLCSVDMVHSLWGTLCWFDAWHIYLPFYVREFGFMLQLLSCCTNTVIYCVTQTKLREQLKKLGKYPFTLVVKFIKR